One Methanobrevibacter arboriphilus JCM 13429 = DSM 1125 DNA segment encodes these proteins:
- a CDS encoding EhbH codes for MSNENNEYVRDKKDSSEKDNTNNYTGIRTLILSISTAFFSFTLLEVMFGFKNIINPGISNIYNALGTSIEPNMITLVVFDWRGYDTLGESLILVTAVIVILLVFGRGIVDGNSKEKE; via the coding sequence ATGTCTAATGAAAATAATGAATATGTTAGAGATAAAAAAGATTCTAGTGAAAAAGATAATACTAATAATTATACGGGTATTAGAACTTTAATACTGTCTATTTCAACAGCTTTTTTCTCTTTTACATTACTTGAAGTTATGTTCGGTTTTAAAAACATTATAAATCCTGGTATTAGTAACATTTATAATGCGTTAGGTACTTCAATTGAACCTAATATGATTACATTAGTAGTTTTTGATTGGAGAGGTTATGATACTCTTGGAGAATCTTTAATATTAGTAACTGCTGTAATTGTTATTCTTTTAGTGTTTGGAAGAGGTATTGTTGACGGAAATTCTAAGGAGAAAGAATAA
- a CDS encoding 4Fe-4S binding protein, with translation MFLSTNKCEGIGECVKICPTEAIRLINGKAFSCITCGACFEACPNQAIFKNRYGGYVVDRAKCNGCGVCEFTCPVNSIHIENGMTKGICARCGICVDSCPTKSRIDGFDLIEEKQLNFLKSLNLAIPTLNESKSSKSHTKRNFVGTDYENCILCGRCEYYCPTKAIDVNINQKGVCTECRVCTDVCPADAIQEGVIDHDKCVLCLNCLKNCPNDAIKADNFEVNIIKPEDEITGSIVSCLNCGLCADNSTTGALKQINGKMRFDPSINIQGAKNKVEDNKLNNNEFDNELLDNILDDAFDTSNKVSTNNEDIESDNNKISDFGDKSLAQDDMALAKELLKADVEFEKINQKSIDSCPVSTLKEDENDEFALNGYCVSCGKCVKVCDRQNARKFITAEWDGSVSDDCISCGICSELCPKDAITLKRGTIEVDMDKCILCETCGIHCPVDAIPKTTMAKKRISDGFNLIDNKLCMNCKLCYRICPEDAIIDREDVGMMVDDSKCIYCGACRNACPAKAFIFEREFEDFGDKISNK, from the coding sequence ATGTTTTTATCAACAAATAAATGTGAAGGGATTGGAGAATGTGTTAAAATATGTCCCACTGAAGCTATTCGCCTTATAAATGGTAAGGCTTTTAGTTGTATTACTTGTGGGGCTTGTTTTGAGGCTTGTCCAAATCAAGCTATCTTCAAAAATAGATATGGGGGGTATGTAGTTGATAGAGCCAAATGTAATGGCTGTGGAGTATGTGAATTTACCTGCCCAGTTAATAGTATTCACATTGAAAATGGAATGACTAAAGGTATCTGTGCAAGATGTGGAATTTGTGTTGATTCTTGCCCAACTAAATCTAGAATAGATGGCTTTGATTTAATCGAAGAGAAACAATTAAACTTTTTAAAATCACTTAATTTAGCTATTCCTACTTTAAACGAATCTAAATCTTCAAAATCTCATACCAAAAGAAACTTTGTTGGAACAGACTATGAAAATTGTATCTTATGTGGCCGGTGTGAGTATTATTGTCCTACTAAAGCTATTGATGTTAATATAAATCAAAAAGGTGTTTGTACTGAGTGTAGAGTTTGTACAGATGTTTGTCCTGCAGATGCTATTCAAGAAGGTGTTATTGATCATGATAAATGTGTTTTGTGTTTGAATTGTCTTAAAAATTGTCCAAACGATGCTATTAAAGCAGACAACTTTGAAGTTAATATTATTAAACCTGAGGATGAAATAACTGGTTCAATTGTTTCATGTCTTAATTGTGGTTTATGTGCTGATAATAGTACTACTGGTGCTTTAAAACAAATTAATGGTAAGATGCGTTTTGATCCTTCTATTAATATTCAAGGAGCTAAAAATAAAGTAGAAGATAACAAATTGAATAATAATGAATTTGATAATGAACTTCTTGATAATATTTTAGATGATGCATTTGATACTAGTAATAAAGTTAGTACTAATAATGAAGATATTGAAAGTGATAATAATAAAATTTCTGATTTTGGAGATAAATCTCTAGCTCAAGATGATATGGCATTAGCTAAAGAACTTTTAAAAGCTGATGTTGAGTTTGAAAAAATTAATCAAAAATCAATTGATTCATGTCCTGTTTCTACACTTAAAGAAGACGAAAATGATGAATTTGCACTTAATGGTTATTGTGTTTCTTGTGGTAAATGTGTTAAAGTATGTGATAGACAGAATGCTCGTAAATTTATTACAGCTGAATGGGATGGCTCTGTTTCAGATGATTGTATATCCTGTGGAATATGTAGTGAACTCTGTCCTAAAGATGCCATTACTTTAAAAAGAGGCACTATTGAAGTAGATATGGATAAATGTATTCTTTGTGAAACTTGTGGAATTCATTGTCCTGTAGATGCAATTCCAAAAACTACAATGGCTAAAAAACGCATCTCCGATGGCTTCAATTTAATTGATAATAAGCTTTGTATGAATTGTAAATTATGTTATAGAATTTGTCCTGAAGATGCTATTATTGATAGAGAAGATGTTGGAATGATGGTGGATGATAGTAAATGTATTTATTGTGGTGCATGTCGTAATGCCTGTCCTGCAAAAGCATTTATTTTTGAAAGAGAATTTGAAGATTTTGGTGATAAAATTAGTAATAAATAA
- a CDS encoding 4Fe-4S binding protein — protein sequence MKNLIRIMLEGAFGNFKKVFFASNRVTDMEMREDILNGKIKPKNKVAIDACIGCSGCANICPTNAIDMVDLETPEELMDGWIKTQVPKLNSEKCVVCYYCHDFCPVYALFGEKATIHPHDVGKVELDLEEHMNKPFKISEDKLSFISQYLSDKTVIKNNTSENKLKKLHKFSK from the coding sequence ATGAAAAATTTAATAAGAATAATGCTAGAAGGAGCTTTTGGGAATTTTAAAAAGGTTTTTTTTGCTTCTAATAGAGTAACGGATATGGAAATGAGAGAAGATATCCTGAATGGTAAAATAAAACCAAAAAATAAAGTAGCTATTGATGCTTGTATTGGTTGCTCTGGCTGTGCAAATATATGTCCAACTAATGCGATTGATATGGTTGATTTAGAAACTCCTGAAGAGCTGATGGATGGATGGATCAAAACACAAGTTCCAAAACTCAATTCAGAAAAATGTGTTGTATGTTATTACTGTCATGATTTTTGCCCAGTTTATGCATTATTTGGTGAAAAAGCTACAATACATCCTCATGATGTTGGTAAAGTCGAATTAGACCTCGAAGAGCATATGAATAAACCATTTAAGATTTCTGAAGATAAACTTTCATTTATATCTCAATATTTATCTGATAAAACTGTGATAAAAAATAATACTAGTGAGAATAAACTTAAGAAATTACATAAGTTTAGTAAATAA
- a CDS encoding NADH-quinone oxidoreductase subunit B family protein produces MSLKSFSRARAVHLMLVYTGGCNGCDIEIVNCVLSPKFDVEQYKVFLTWNPREADVLVVTGPVTKLNEAPLKKIYEAIPNPKAVIAAGACALMGGVYKNIHGDIPSEEIMGPVENIIPVDAKVPGCAVRPEDVISGVVAALPKLLEAD; encoded by the coding sequence ATGAGCCTTAAGTCATTTTCAAGGGCAAGAGCTGTCCATTTAATGTTAGTATATACTGGAGGATGTAATGGTTGTGATATTGAGATAGTTAATTGTGTTCTTTCACCTAAATTTGATGTTGAGCAATATAAGGTTTTTTTAACTTGGAATCCTCGTGAAGCTGATGTTTTGGTTGTCACTGGTCCTGTAACAAAGCTCAATGAAGCACCTTTAAAAAAAATTTATGAAGCTATTCCAAATCCTAAAGCTGTAATAGCTGCAGGAGCCTGTGCTTTAATGGGTGGAGTTTATAAAAATATTCATGGTGATATACCCTCTGAAGAAATTATGGGTCCAGTTGAGAACATAATTCCAGTGGATGCTAAAGTACCTGGTTGTGCTGTTAGACCAGAAGATGTAATTTCTGGTGTGGTAGCTGCACTTCCTAAACTTTTAGAAGCAGATTAA
- a CDS encoding hydrogenase large subunit has product MTEDKRPIKQEIIETEVAMGTVHPAALEPYRVRLFVEDEIVRDAEITIGVNHRGIERIMEGLPVEKANALTEKVCGICSNAHIWNSVLTAEKGLGIDVPERANYIRIIVEELERLHSHCLYLAHGCEVLGHETFSMRAFYLRETVMELLRMIGGNRVQYGASIIGGVRPRCELTEMRIQKLAEGMNTLEKGILDFADRFVSDPIVMSRIEGIGVITQKQAKALEVSGPTLRATGISQDLRATMKEYDDFDFNIVTQDDGDVKSNILMRVLEIPETINIIRQAIKNLPKGPIVNRSWEMFDCDTIKSYIEVPRGTLYHSYAIEDGRVRGSIIRTPSMSNIGAMQTACIGDHVTDAQLCIVQCDPCFTCTDRAIKIIKI; this is encoded by the coding sequence ATGACAGAAGATAAAAGACCAATAAAGCAGGAAATAATTGAAACCGAGGTTGCAATGGGAACTGTCCACCCTGCTGCATTGGAACCATATAGGGTCCGACTTTTTGTTGAAGATGAAATTGTAAGGGATGCTGAGATTACTATTGGTGTTAATCATAGAGGAATTGAAAGAATAATGGAAGGACTACCTGTTGAAAAAGCAAATGCCCTTACAGAAAAAGTATGTGGAATCTGTTCTAATGCTCATATATGGAACTCAGTTTTAACTGCAGAAAAAGGCCTTGGAATTGATGTTCCTGAGAGAGCTAATTATATTAGGATTATAGTCGAAGAACTTGAGAGATTACATAGTCATTGTCTTTATCTCGCTCATGGATGCGAAGTTTTAGGACATGAAACATTTTCAATGAGAGCTTTTTATCTTAGAGAAACAGTAATGGAATTACTTCGAATGATTGGGGGTAACCGTGTTCAATATGGAGCTTCTATAATTGGAGGAGTGAGACCAAGATGTGAACTCACTGAAATGAGAATTCAAAAGCTTGCTGAAGGTATGAACACTCTTGAAAAAGGAATATTAGATTTTGCTGATCGATTTGTTTCTGATCCTATTGTTATGAGTAGAATTGAAGGAATTGGGGTAATTACTCAAAAACAGGCAAAAGCCCTTGAAGTATCTGGTCCAACTCTTAGAGCTACTGGAATATCTCAAGACCTTAGAGCTACTATGAAAGAATATGATGATTTTGATTTTAATATTGTAACTCAGGATGATGGGGATGTGAAATCCAATATATTAATGAGAGTTCTTGAAATTCCAGAAACAATTAATATCATACGTCAAGCTATAAAAAATCTTCCAAAAGGCCCTATTGTTAATAGATCTTGGGAAATGTTTGATTGTGATACAATAAAAAGCTATATCGAAGTTCCAAGAGGAACCTTATATCATTCTTATGCAATTGAAGATGGTCGGGTAAGAGGAAGTATAATTAGAACTCCTTCAATGTCTAACATTGGAGCTATGCAAACTGCCTGTATTGGCGATCATGTTACTGATGCACAACTCTGTATAGTTCAGTGTGACCCATGTTTTACTTGTACTGACAGAGCTATTAAAATAATTAAGATTTAA